GTGTCCATCGCGGAGTCCTTGCGGCCGCTGGTGACGTACTTCTCGAAGATGCGCTTCTTCTCGGCGTCGGGGACGCCCGGGCCCCGGTCGGAGACGATGAAGCGGGCCGAGACGCCGTTGTAGCCGCAGTCGACCTCGACCGGCTGGGGGCCGGGGGCGGCCTTCATCGCGTTGGTGATGAGGTTGGCGAGTATGCGGTAGAGCAGGTTCTGGTCGGCGCGCACCTTCTCCACGCCGGGCGCCACGCGCATCGCGACCGTGGCGCCCGTGAGCTTCATGCGTCCGGCGAAGAGCGTCTCGATCTTCTTGAGCAGCAGCGACGGGTCGATGAACGCCGGCGCGACCTTCAGGCCCGAGGCCTTGGCCTGCGCCAGGTCGAGCATGTCGTTGAGCATCAGGAGCATGAAGTCGGCGGCCGAGCCCGCGTTCGACAGCAAAGAGACGTAGTTGTCCTGGCTGATGAGGCCGCGCGCGTGGATCAGCTCGAGGGTG
The Elusimicrobiota bacterium DNA segment above includes these coding regions:
- a CDS encoding HAMP domain-containing histidine kinase, which translates into the protein ARGDLKTRLECFQKGATDYVHKPFAAEELLARAKVHLQVKKSHEELIKRNYELELVARARQDMTDMIVHDLKAPLTAIKGTLELIHARGLISQDNYVSLLSNAGSAADFMLLMLNDMLDLAQAKASGLKVAPAFIDPSLLLKKIETLFAGRMKLTGATVAMRVAPGVEKVRADQNLLYRILANLITNAMKAAPGPQPVEVDCGYNGVSARFIVSDRGPGVPDAEKKRIFEKYVTSGRKDSAMDTGTGIGLSFCRAAVLAHKGRIWVEDRPGGGSRFVFELPQGE